CGCCAAGGCGCTGACGCTCGACTGCAAGGTGCTGATGCTCGACGAACCGACGGCGGCGCTGACCGAAAGCGAGGCGCAGCGCCTGTTTACGATCGTGCGCGGCCTCAAGCAGCGCGGCATCTCCATCGTCTACATCAGCCATCGCATGGCCGAGATCTTTTCGCTGTGCGACCGGGTCACCGTCTTCCGCGACGGTCACTATGTCGCCACCGATCCGATCGCCGCGACTTCGCCCGACGACGTGGTCCGCAAGATGGTCGGCCGCGAGATCACCCAGCTCTATCCCGACAAGCTGGCGCCGCAGGAGCCGGGGCGCCTGCTGCTCGACGTGGACGCGCTTTCCGACGGCCAGCGCTTCAACGATGTGTCGCTGCAACTTCGTGCCGGCGAAATCCTCGGCATCGGCGGGCTGATCGGCGCCGGACGCAGCGAGATCGCGCAGACCATCTGCGGGCTGCGGCCCGCGACTTCAGGTACAGTCGCACTCGACGGCAAGCGTCTGCGCATCCGCAACTACAGCGACGCCGTGAAAGCCGGGCTTGTCTACCTCTCCGAGGACCGCAAGGGTTCAGGCGTGTTCCTCAACATGCCGATCGCGGCTAACATCTCGGCGCTCGACCTTCGCAAGCTGACCGGCGCGCTCGGACTGCTCGACCGTCGGGCCGAGGACAGCCAGGCGACGGAGCTGGCCAAAAAGCTCGGCGTGCGCATGGCCGGCATCGATGCCACTGTCTCGACGCTGAGCGGCGGCAACCAGCAGAAGGTGGCGATCGCCAAGCAGCTGTCTGTAGACCCCAAGGTCATCATCATGGACGAGCCGACACGTGGCATCGACGTCGTCGCCAAGGTCGAGATCCACCGCCTGCTGCGGCAACTCGCCGGCAAGGGCGTCGGCATCGTCGTCATCTCGTCGGAGCTGCCGGAGCTGATCGGCCTGTGCGACCGCGTCACCGTCGTGCGCGAAGGCAGGATCGCCGGCGAGCTCACCGCCGACGAACTCGGCGAGGAAGCCATCATCATGCTCGCCTCGGGCGTCCAGACACCTTCAGTTCAGCAAAAGCAGGCCCAGAATGTCGCCTAGGGAAGCGGGAGAAACTCTCATGCATGCCGAGATCAAGGCAACCGGCATCGCGCGGCGCGGCAACTTCGCCCGCATGGCCTCGATGCGCGAGGCCGGTCTGATCGTGATCATCCTGGCGCTGTGCATCGCCATGAGCTTTGCCTCGCCACACTTCCTGACATGGGGCAATTTCCGCGCCATGCTGATGAGCTTCTCCATCGAGGGCATCGTCGTCGTCGGCATGACCATCCTGCTCATCGTCGGCGGCATCGATCTGTCGGTCGGCTCGGTCGTGTGCTTCTCCATGGTGGTCTCTGGCGCGCTGTTCCTAGCCGGGCTCGACCCGTGGACCGCCAGCCTGATCGGCATCGGCGTCAGCGCGCTGATCGGCGCGGCCATGGGGTTCTTCGTCACCGTGGTCGGCCTCAACCACTTCATCACCTCGCTGGCGGCGATGGTCATCGTGCGCGGCATGTGCCTGATCGTCACCAAGGGCACACCACTGTCGCTGTTCACGCTGCCGCCGTCGTTCAAGGCCCTCGGCCAAGGCAGCTTCAACGGCCTGCCCTATGTCATCATCATCTTCGTCGCGGTCGTGGCGATCTTCGACTTCCTGCTGCGCCGCGCCACCGCCTTCCGCAAGGTGTTCTACACCGGCTCCAACGAGAAGGCGGCGCAGTTCTCGGGCATCAAGACCAAACAGGTGAAGTTCTGGGTGACGGTGCTCTGTTCCACCCTCGCCGGCCTGGCGGGCGTCATCTACATGGCCCGCTTCGGCGCTGCGACGCCGACCTTCGGCGCCGGCATGGAGCTCAACATCATTGCCGCGGCGGTGATCGGCGGCGCCTCGCTCAATGGCGGTTCGGGCACGATCTTCGGCGCCATCCTCGGCATGGCGCTGCTCTCGGTGGTGACCAGCTCTCTGATCCTGCTCGACGTGTCGGTCTATTGGCAGGACATGATCAAGGGCTGCATCCTGCTGGCGGCGGTGTCGATCGATCACTTCCTGCACCGCAAGAAGTCCTGAGCCCAAAGGCGACGAGACAAGATCATGGCCCCTCCCAACACCCGCGACGACATCTCCACGGTACGCCAGATGCACCAGGCGCTGGTGCTGCACTATGTCGAAGGCAAAACCCAGGCTGAAATCGCCCGGGAGCTCGGCATCTCGCATGCCACCGTCAACCGGCTGATCAAGCGCGGCCACCAGCTCGGCCTGGTCGAGATCAAGATCAAGTCGCCGATCGACCATCTGGTCGATATCGAGGCGCGGCTGGTGGCGCTGGGCGGCATAGAACGCGCGGTGGTCGTGCCCACGGTGTCTGACAATCCGCAGACGGCACTGCAGCGCGTCGGCGAAGCGGCAGCGCGCCTGCTGCTCGACACCATCAAGGATGGCGACACCATCTCGATCACCGGCGGCAAGGGTGTCAGCGCGCTGGTCGCTGGGCTGAAGCCCGGCCGCCGCTACGACGTCGAAGTCATTCCCGCCACCGGCCTCGTCCAGGGCAAGCACTATACCGACGTCAATCACGTCGCCTCCCTGATGGCCGACAAGCTCGGCGGGCGCGCCTATCAGGTTCATGCGCCGCTGTTTGCCGACAGTCCGGAGCAGCGCGAAATGCTGATGGGCGTGCGCTCGGTCGCCGATGTGTTCCGCAAGGCGCGCGAGGCGGATGTGGCCGTGGTCGGCGTCGGTTCGATCCTGAGCGATGATTCCAGCTACTACGACCTGCACCCGTCATCGAGCGCCGACCGGCAGGCCATCGAACAGTCAGGTGCGGCCGGCGAGTTGCTTGCTCACCTCATCGACCGCGACGGCAAGCTCTGCGGCTATGCGCTCAACCGTTCGCTGGTGTCGCTGACCCTCGACGAATTCGCCACCATCCCGCGCTCGATCGGCATTGCAAGCGGCGCCAGCAAGGCCGCGCCCATTCTCAGCGCCATGCGCGGCAACCATCTCGACACCATCGTCACCGACGAGGCGACCAGCCTCCAGATTCTCGACCTTGCCCAACAGGAGGCAGCATGAGCTCCCAACAGATTATCCGCCAGATCGGCAAGTCCTGCGTCCACGCCTCGGCCGTCGGCCTGGGCACCTGGGCAATCGGCGGCTGGATGTGGGGCGGCACCGATGAACAGGCATCGATCGGCGCCATCGAAGCTTCCGTCGATGCAGGCATCAGCCTGATCGACACGGCCCCGGCCTATGGCCTCGGCCGCAGCGAGGAGATCGTCGGCAAGGCCATCAAGGGCAAGCGCGACAAAGTGGTGATCGCCACCAAATGCGGACTCAACTGGCACTCCGGCAAGGGCAACCATTTCTTCGACCAGGACGGCAAGCCGGTGCATCGTTATCTCGGCGCCGAAGGCATCGCCCACGAGCTCGAGCAAAGCCTGCGCCGGCTCGGCACCGACCATATCGACCTCTACATCACCCATTGGCAGGACCCGACGACGCCGATCGCCGAGACCATGGCGGTGCTCGAAAAGCTCAAGGCCGCCGGCAAGATCCGCGCCATCGGCGCCTCGAATGTCAGCACCCAAGACCTCCAGGACTATGTCGCCGCCGGCCAGATCGACGCGATCCAGGAACGTTATTCGATGATCGACCGGGAGATCGAAGGCAGCCTGCTGCCGATCGCTCGCCGCAACGACATCGCAACGCTCAGCTACTCATCGCTGGCGCTCGGCCTGCTCAGCGGCGCGATCGATCCGGCGCGGGAGTTTACCGGCGACGACCAGCGCAAGGACAATCCTCGCTTCTCCACCG
The nucleotide sequence above comes from Mesorhizobium shangrilense. Encoded proteins:
- a CDS encoding sugar-binding transcriptional regulator; its protein translation is MAPPNTRDDISTVRQMHQALVLHYVEGKTQAEIARELGISHATVNRLIKRGHQLGLVEIKIKSPIDHLVDIEARLVALGGIERAVVVPTVSDNPQTALQRVGEAAARLLLDTIKDGDTISITGGKGVSALVAGLKPGRRYDVEVIPATGLVQGKHYTDVNHVASLMADKLGGRAYQVHAPLFADSPEQREMLMGVRSVADVFRKAREADVAVVGVGSILSDDSSYYDLHPSSSADRQAIEQSGAAGELLAHLIDRDGKLCGYALNRSLVSLTLDEFATIPRSIGIASGASKAAPILSAMRGNHLDTIVTDEATSLQILDLAQQEAA
- a CDS encoding aldo/keto reductase, whose product is MSSQQIIRQIGKSCVHASAVGLGTWAIGGWMWGGTDEQASIGAIEASVDAGISLIDTAPAYGLGRSEEIVGKAIKGKRDKVVIATKCGLNWHSGKGNHFFDQDGKPVHRYLGAEGIAHELEQSLRRLGTDHIDLYITHWQDPTTPIAETMAVLEKLKAAGKIRAIGASNVSTQDLQDYVAAGQIDAIQERYSMIDREIEGSLLPIARRNDIATLSYSSLALGLLSGAIDPAREFTGDDQRKDNPRFSTASRQKVARLKQAIAPIAAQHQASMAQIVIAWTLAQPGITFALCGARNAEQAIDNARAGEIALSASELAAIDAAIAAHLTALDA
- a CDS encoding ABC transporter permease, with the protein product MHAEIKATGIARRGNFARMASMREAGLIVIILALCIAMSFASPHFLTWGNFRAMLMSFSIEGIVVVGMTILLIVGGIDLSVGSVVCFSMVVSGALFLAGLDPWTASLIGIGVSALIGAAMGFFVTVVGLNHFITSLAAMVIVRGMCLIVTKGTPLSLFTLPPSFKALGQGSFNGLPYVIIIFVAVVAIFDFLLRRATAFRKVFYTGSNEKAAQFSGIKTKQVKFWVTVLCSTLAGLAGVIYMARFGAATPTFGAGMELNIIAAAVIGGASLNGGSGTIFGAILGMALLSVVTSSLILLDVSVYWQDMIKGCILLAAVSIDHFLHRKKS
- a CDS encoding sugar ABC transporter ATP-binding protein — translated: MVETPILEIRGLSKAFGPAKALDDVRFELRRGEIHALCGENGAGKSTLMNMIAGVLQPDQGDILIDGQRVSIPSPSAAQRLGIALVHQEIALCQDATVAENIYMAAINSRRAPLMNYQRLHADAQKVMDLLAPIPVRTRVADLSISNQQLVEIAKALTLDCKVLMLDEPTAALTESEAQRLFTIVRGLKQRGISIVYISHRMAEIFSLCDRVTVFRDGHYVATDPIAATSPDDVVRKMVGREITQLYPDKLAPQEPGRLLLDVDALSDGQRFNDVSLQLRAGEILGIGGLIGAGRSEIAQTICGLRPATSGTVALDGKRLRIRNYSDAVKAGLVYLSEDRKGSGVFLNMPIAANISALDLRKLTGALGLLDRRAEDSQATELAKKLGVRMAGIDATVSTLSGGNQQKVAIAKQLSVDPKVIIMDEPTRGIDVVAKVEIHRLLRQLAGKGVGIVVISSELPELIGLCDRVTVVREGRIAGELTADELGEEAIIMLASGVQTPSVQQKQAQNVA